Sequence from the Mustelus asterias chromosome X, sMusAst1.hap1.1, whole genome shotgun sequence genome:
gtgtgtaagatgttgagaggcatagatcgggtggactctgaggctttttcccagggtggaaatgtctgctacaagaggacacaggtttaaggtgctggggggtaggtacagaggagatgttaggggtaagtttttcacacacggtggtgggcgagtggaatcggctgccgtcagtggtggtggaggcaaactcaatagggtcttttaagagggtcctggatgagtacatggagcttaataggatggagggttataggtaggtctagaaggtagggatatgttcggcacaacttgtgggccgcagggcctgtttgtgctgtagttgttctatgtttctaaaacaagTTATTTGCAAGTACCTCTCCATATCTTGCACAATCTTGACTGAACTATAATTGCCATTATTTCACTCATTCAAAATACCGTCTCAAACAACAGCCACCTTGAGTCATGGGAACACCCCTGGCGGTTTCcatccaagcctctcaccatcctgacttggaaatatagtgcTGTTCCTtcgctatcgctgggtcaaaatcctggaacaccctccctaacagcactgtgggtctaactacaccacatggactgcagcggttcaagaagccaactcaccaccaccttcaaggggcAATAATGTgtgggcaataaattttggcctAGCCAGCACTACCCAcagcctgtaaatgaataaaaaatttgttttaattgaatgtttatggaaatATTTAGCTTAAGTGTGAGGAATAGTGACTGCAATTCAGTTTTCTGGTCAAAGAAAGATGCCAGCTAACCTGTCAAAACTTAAACTAACAGCCAAAGTCACACCACACACAAGTCAGCAGAAAATAATTTTCAAACATAGCTTTTTATCCACATCTTAATTTTTCTAATGTACAGGTTTAAAAATGTTACTTCTGGTCATTACATAACGATAAATCTCTCTCATTTTTGTCACATGATGGAAATCGAGGCTTTTACTCCCCAGGGTAGGGACAGCTTAATCCTTTATAATTTCATTGACTTGTCCTTCAGCCGCTGCCTTTAAGGTCTTTTGTCTCTGGAAGAAACGGTACGCACGGGCACTGCACAGGTAACCACCATACACTGTCAGTAGTATCATCGATCCAGAGAACATCCTGTAGCCAAGGTCGGCGAGCCTCTTGGCGGACACCATTGTGGCAGATCTGAAATACACAGTTTTAGATACAAAGACTTGCATCTCTATAGTATTTTTTATGATTGCAGGATGTCTCTAAATACTTTGCAGCCAATATcagtgctgtaatgtaggaaacatgacagCTCATTGCCTTCACATTGGGGGAGTTTGGCCAATGAGAGAACTGTTTTTTGATGCTGACTGAGGGATggaggaatcaatggatgggctgTCTGCACTTAAGGTTGATAAgcaccaggactggatgagatgcctCCAAGGATATTGAGGGAAACTGCACAGGCATTCACCATCGACCCTGGGATACAGCCAGAGgtctggaaaattgcaaatgttgcaCCCTTGTTTAAAAGGTTTAAAGGTAAGCCCAAGAACCTCGCTGGTGGGGAAAGCTTCTGGAAAAAAATGAATTGTGACTTGGGCAAATGCAGCTTATGAAAGAAAACCAGCATtaaggggaaattgtgtttaattaactTGGAGTGTTTTGAAGAGGTAATAGATGCTGTTGACGTGATGtatgtggacttccaaaaggcatttgatacaacaGACTTGGGTAAAGTTCAGGAAATAAAAGGGAAAGTCACAATATGGAAACAAAATTAGCCAAGTGATAGGAAACAGtcgtggttaatggatgtttttcaggctggaggaaggcttGTAATGGAGTTCCCAGGGGTCGGTGCTCTTCCTATATTTAATGATCTAGACCTTGATGTACAGGGCACAGTTCCAAAATGTGCAGGGAATACGACACTTGGAAGTATTATGAACAATGAGGAAAGTGGTGTAtaaaggacatggacaagttggtggaatgggaggacaAAAGTGGCGGATGAAGTTCAATGAGAAGTGAAGTAATTCATGGGAAGGACACAGTGACAATAAAGGTTACTATTCTAAACGGGTGCAGGAGCAAGTGTataaatagaaacatagcaggaggaggccatttggcccttcgagcctgctccaccattcattacgatcatggctgatcatccaactctaaAGCCTAatactgctttttccccataacctttgatcccattttccacaagtgctatattcagccgcctcttgaatacattcaatgttttggcatcaaccacttcctgtggtaatgaattccacaggctcaccactctttgggtgaagaaatgtctcctcacctccgccctgaatctcagactgtgacccctggttctggactcccccaccattgggaatacccTCCCTGCatcaatcctgtctagtcctgttagaattttataagtctctataagatctgcacccccctccccccccgcccccccatcccattcgattcgtctgaactccagcgaaaacaatcctaaccatgtcaatctctcctcatatacatcagtccaccatccccggaatcaacttgctaaaccttcgctgcagtctctcgagagcaagaacatccttcctcagaaaaggagaccaaaactgcacacagtactctaggtgtggcctcaccaaggccctgtataattgcaacaacaatccctgctcctgtactcaaaacctctcgcaatgaaggccaacatgccatttgcctcctttaccacctgctgcacctgcatgcttaccttcagtgactggtgcacaaggacacccaggtcccgctgcacactcccctctcccaatttacacccattcaagtagtaatctgccgctttgtttttgcttccaaagtgaataacctcacatttatacaaattatactgcatctgccactgattagcccattcacccaacctgagcagatcattctgaaggatctctgcatcctcgtcacagttcactctctcacccaacttggtatcatctgcaaactttgagatattacattttgttgcctgcataagtcattgaaagtggcaggctTGATTGAGAGCACATTTAATAAAGTGTACCATATTCTAAGTGTTATTAATAGAGGCACAGAGTACAATATGTTAAACTTGTATGAAACTTTAGTTCAGCCTCAGTTGGAGTCTGGTGTCCAATTCTGGGTgctgcactttaggaaagatgtgaagactttagacagagtgcagaaatGGTTCACgaaaatggttccaggaatgaggaatttcagttacggAGACTTTGGAGAAGGTTGGGAGGAGACTTGATCGAGAtaaccttggtctagtcagggagaatgagagaataattgacatgagttatagggaactagttacaccggggcatcgggaggaagacacgtgggtcacagttaggaggagtaaaggtcagaagggtaatgtaccagagagtattccagtggctgtctctcataataggaagggctcggcgacaggtgtgagaggcgaggggagtgagcaattagaggaggggtcacctgtggttgtcccactccaaaacaagtatattgttttggatagtgtgggggaggatgactctccatgggtaagccacagtgaccaggtcactggcacagagtcaggctctgtggcctggaaaggaaagagcggggttaggagagcaatagtggtgggggatgcgtcggttagaggcacggacaggcaatTCTCTGGGTgcaaacgggactccaggatggtagtctgcctacttggtgctggggtaatggatgtctccaagcggacaggaggcatattaaaaggggaagatatagaaacggatgtcattgtacacattggtgcaaatggcgtagataggaagagcagggggatcctacgagagcaattcagggagttgggaaatagactaaaaagtagggcctccagggtggccatctctgggctgctcccaatgcctcgtgccagtgaggctaagaatagggagttagtacaattgaatgcttggctaaaggactggtccaggagggagggcttcattttcccagatcaatgggaagttttcaggagaggatggcacctgtacaagaaggacgggtcacaactaagttggaagggcacgaatatcctggctgggagttttgctagtgcagttcggggggatttaaactagtatggcaggggggtggggatcaaaatattaggtctacaagtgtagaggctggggacgagcttggggctgggacaaggctggcaaagaagaagagcactctgggggaggatgacctcactgggcctggaggtctggagtgcttatacttcaatgcaaggagcgtagcaggtaagacagacgaacttagggccttaattgttactaaggaggtggtgcttggtagactaataggactgaaggtggacaagtccccgggcccggatggaatgcatcccagggtactgaaagaaatggctgaggtaatagcagatgcgttagtagtaatttatcaaaattcgctggactctggggtagtgccggctgactggaaaacagctactgttacgccactgtttaaaaaaggaagtagacaaaaggcgggtaactacaggccggttagcttaacgtccgtagttgggaagatgctagagtccattattaaagaggaaattacagagcacctgaataagaatggttcgatcaagcagacgcagcatggattcatgaagggaaagtcgtgtttgacgaatttactggatttttatgaagatgtgactagtgcggttgacagaggggaaccggtggatgtggtgtttttagatttccaggaggcgttcgataaggtgcctcacaaaaggttgctgcagaagattggggtacacggagttaggggtaaggtgttggcgtggattggggattggctatctaacaggaagcagagagttgggataaatgggtgcttttctggttggcagttggtgaccagtggcgtgccgcagggatcggtgctggggcctcaattgtttaccatttacatagatgatctggaggaggggactgagtgtagggtattcaagtttgctgatgacacgaaggtgagtgggaaagcgaattgcgtggaggacgcggaaagtctgcagagagatttggataggctgagcgagtgggcgaggatctggcagatggaatataacgttagcaaatgtgaggttatccactttggaagaaataatagtaaattggaatattatttaaatggagaaaaattacatcgtgcgactgtgcagagggacctgggggtccttgtgcacgaatcgcaaaagctcagtctgcaggtgcagcaggtgatcaagaaggcgaatggaatgttggtctttattgcgaggaggatagaatataaaagcagggaggtcttgctgcaactgtagaaggcactggtgaggccgcaactggagtactgtgtgcagttttggtccccttatttgcgaaaggatatattggccttggagggagtgcagagaaggttcaccaggttgataccggagatgaggggtgtagcttatgaggagagattaaacagattgggtctgtactcgttggagtttagaaggctgaggggtgatcttatagagacatataagataatgaaggggctggatagggtagaggtggagagattctttccacttagaagggaaaccagaactagagggcacagtctcaaaataagggggggccggttcagaacagagttgagggggaacttcttctctcagagggtagtgaatctctggaattctctgcccattgaagtggtggaggcttcctcgttgaatatgtttaaatcacgggtagatagttttctgatcgataagggaattaggggatatggggagcaggcgggtaagtgggactgattcgcttcagatcagccatgatcttgttgaatggcggggcaggctcgaagggccagatggcctactcctgctcctatttcttatgttcttaatgctcacgaggaatttggaggtggttgcggtgacagagacttggttgaaagagggacaggactggcagctgaatattccggggtacaagtgttttaggcgagacagaggaggggccaaaagaggtgggggagtagcagtattagttggagaggatattacagcggtgcagagagaggacaattcagaggggtcgtgtaacgagtcactctgggtggagcttagaaacaggaagggcgcagtcactatgttgggggtatactacaggccccccaacagcccaagggaagtggaagaacggatatgtcaggagatactggataggtgcaggaaaaatagggttgttgtagtgggagacttcaatttccctggtatagactggaaatcgctgagagctgggactctgaatggggaggaatttgtaaaatgcgtacaggagggttctttggaacaatatgtagatagcccgactagagagggggctatactggacctcgtactggggaatgagcccggtcaggtcttcaaagtttcggtagaggaacatgtggcaaatagtgaccacaattctgttagctttaggatagtgatggaaaaggatgagtggtgtcccaagggtaaggtgttggattgggggaaggctaactttagtgggattaggcagaaattggcagctcttgattgggagaggctgtttgagggtaaatccacatctggcatgtgggagtcttttaaggaacagctgttagggctacaggacaggcatgtgcctgtaaaaagggataggaagggtaggattcgagaaccgtggataaccagggaaattgagggactggtcaaaaagaaaagagaggcgtatgttaggtccaggcagctaaaaacggagggagctctggaggagtacaaagaaagcaggaaagaactcaaacggggaattcgaagggcaaaaaggggtcacgaaatgtccttggcagacaggattttaaaaaatcggacctctcagggacaaaagtggggaattatgcttggagcccaaagaagtaggggagatcctaaatgaatactttgcgtcagtattcacaaaggagagggatgtgttgactgggagtgtctcggaggggagtgttgaaccgttggagaaaatcttcattacaagggaggaagtgttaggtttgttagagaatataaagactgacaaatccccagggcctgatggaatctatccaaggctactcagggagacgagagatgaaatcgctgggcctctgatgcaaatctttgtctcgtcactggacacaggtaaggtcccagaggattggaggatagctaatgtggtcccgttatttaagaagggtaggaaggataacccgggtaattataggccggtgaacttgacgtccgtggtggggaagttgttggagaagattcttagaaataggatgtatgcgcatttagaaaggaataaactcattaacgatagtcagcatggttttgtgagagggaggtcatgcctcactaacctggtggagttttttgaagaagtgaccaaaatggttgacgagggaagggccgtggatgttgtctatatggactttagtaaagcgtttgacaaagtccctcatggttagctggtgcaaaaggttggatctcatgggataaagggggaggtggctagatgggtggagaactggcttggtcacagaagacagagggtggtagtggaagggtctttttccggctggaggcctgtgactagtggttattccgcagggctctgtattgggacctctgctgtttgtgatttatataaatgatctggaagaaggagtaactggggtgatcagtaagtttgtggacgacacaaaattggcaggacttgcagatagtgaggaacattgtcagaggctacagaaggatatagataggctggaaatttgggcaaagaaatggcagatggagttcaatcctgataaatgcgaagtgatgcattttggtagaaataatgtagggaggagctatacgataaatggcagaaccataaagggtgtagatacgcagagggacctgggggtgcaagtccacagatccttgaaggtgacgtcacaggtggagaaggtggtgaagaaggcatatggcatgcttgcctttataggacggggcatagagtataaaagttggggtctgatgttgcagatgtatagaacgttggttcggccgcatttggaatactgcgtccagttctggtcgccacactaccagaaggacgtggaggctttggagagagtacagaggaggtttaccaggatgttgcctggtatggaggggcttagttatgaggagagattgggtaaactggggttgttgtccctggaaagacggaggatgaggggagacttaatagaggtgtataaaattatgaaaggcatagacagggtgaacggtgggaagctttttcccagatcggtggtgacgttcacgaggggtcataggtgaaaggggggagatttaacacagatatcagaaggacatattttacacagagggtggtgggggcctggaatgcgctgccgggcaaggtggtggaggcggacacactgggaacgtttaagacttatctagatagccacatgaacggagtgggaatggagggatacaaaagagtggtctagtttggaccagggagcggcactggcttggagggccgaagggcctgttcctgtgctgtattgttctttgagatgGTCATGAGGGAtctagatagagtcaatggagaaactattcccattggtgAAGCAATGATGctatgaggatttttttttttttacacacagcaagtagttgagttctggaatatgctgcctgagagtgtgatggatagactgttacctgaaaaggaagattgtactgggttacagggagaaggcgtgGGAGCGGCACtcggtgaattgctcatttggagagccaatgcagacatgaagggccaactggcctcctccgCACTGTTAACAATTCTACAATAAAAATTGCTAGGTCAATAGGGATAATTctcctgcccttctttgaaatagtgccatgggatccttgACATTCAGGAAAGGCAGAtggagccttggtttaatatctcatccaagagTTGGCACCTTTAACAATGtcgcactccgtcagtactgtacTGGAGGTTCAGCCTTGATCTTTCTGTTCAGGTCCTAGTACATGAACCCACAGATTTCTGACTTGGGCAACAGTGCAACAAACTGAGCCATGATTGACACTACTGTGGAGAAAAAGCACTAGAAGCAAACTAGGACAAAGCTGttaccaccaccacccacctcaCACCGTCCCATATCCAACCTTATTACTCTCCTGCTTGCTCAAGGAATATTTTTTTCAGGTGGGTAAGAGTTGCTGGTATATTCATTTCTTTTTTCAATTGTCTGCTCCTTATCGGGACTGCACttcatgttttaaagtttattagtgtcacaagtaggcttacattaacactgcaatgaagttactatgaaaatcccctagtcgccacactctggcacctgttcgggtacaccgagggagaatttagcatggccaatccacctaaccagtacgtctttcggactgtgggaggaaacgcacgcagacacggggagaacatgcaaactctgcgcagacagtgatccaagccaggaattgaacccgggtccctggtctgtgagacagcagtgctaaccactgtgccaccgggccgcctaAGTCCACTGAATACCACCGTATCCCAAGTAAGAAATTGTACATATAAATCTACAGTGCAATGataaaacccacacacactggcgAGGATGGATATCTAAAATTAATCTTGACTTTAATAATGATAACATGTATCAGAAACGTTGGGGAACAcaggatttagtgagagggaggaactgaaggaaatcagtattagtagagaagttATATTGGGAAATTgtgggattgaaggctgataaagcCGCAGTGCCTGATAATCAAcatcagagtacttaaggaaatggccctagaaattgtggatgcattggtgctcatcttccaagattctatagattctggaacagttcctacgcattggagggtagcaaatgtagccccactatttaaaaagggaggtagcgagaaaacagaattattgatcagtcagcctgacatcagtagtggggaaaattctagagtcaattatcaaggattttattgCAGAGAACTTGGAAAACAATGGCAGGATCAGACCgattcagcatggatttacaaaagggaaataatgcttgacaaatctactggaattctttgaggatgtaactattaGAGTTgaagagggggagccagtggatgtagtttatttggactttcaggtgGCTttggacaaagtcccacataagagattaacgTGTAAAATTAAAGAGCATGgcattgggggtagtgtattgagatggatagaaaaatgGTTGTCAGACAGGAAataaagagtcggaataaacaggtctttttccaaaaGCCCAAGCAGAGACTAGTGAGGTACTGTcaggatcagtgttaggaccccAGCTTTTCACATTATAATTAATGATTAAGCCAAATGAAATggatccaaatttgcagatgacacaaagctgggtgggagggtgagctgtgaggaggatgcaaagatgcttcaagtgtgatttggataagctgagtgggcaaatgcatggcagatgcagtataatgtttttgatttgatttgtcacaaatattagtatagtgaaaagtattgtttcttgcatgccatacacacaaagcataccgtacatagagaaggaaaggagagaatgcagaatgtagtgttacagtcatagctagggtgtagagaaagatcaacttaatatgaggtaggcccattcaaaagtgatagcagcagggacgaagctgttcttgagtggataagtgtgaggttatcgactttgatagcaaaagcaggaaggcagattatctgaatggctatagattgagaaaggggaatgtgcaatgagacctggatgtcctcgtacatcagtcgctgaagctgagcatgcaggtgcaacaggcggtaaaaaaggcaaatggtatgttggccttcatagcgagaggtttcaACAGAAacggggatgtcttgatgcaattatacagggccttggtgaggccacacctggaatagtgtgtgcagttttggtcttcttatctgaggaaggatgttcttgctctagagggagtgcagagaaggttcaccagactgtttcttgggatggcaggactgatgtatgaggagagatcgagccaggtaggattatatttgctggagtttagaagaaaggcgggcggggggggggggggggggggggggggggggggggtgaaagagaAAGTGGtctcacagaaacctataaaattctaacaggactagacagggtagatgcaggaaggatgttcccgatggtgggggtgaccagaaccaggggttacagtctgaggataaggagtaaaccgtttaggacagaggtgagaagaaatttcttcacagtgtggaattcacgaccacagaaaacagttgaggccaaaacattgtccgattacaaggaggagttagacattgCTCTTGAAGTGAAGGGGATCAACAGATATGGGTGGGGATCAGgaatattgagttggacgatcagccgtgatcatattgaacggcagagcaggctcgaggggccgaatggtctcctcctgctccgtggggcggcacggtagcacagtggttagcactgctgcttcacagctccagggtcctgggttcgattcccggctcggatcactgtctgtgtggagtttgcacattctcctcgtgtctgcatgggtttcctccaggtgctccggtttcctcccacagtccaaagatgtgcgggttaggttgattggccaggttaaaaaaaaaaaattgccccttagagtcctgagatgtgtaggttagagggaaaatatgtgggggtagggcctgggtgggattgtggtcggtgcagactcgatgggccgaatggcctccttctgcactgtagggtttctatgattctatgatctatttggggtaatctctacaccctagctgtgactgtaacactccattctgcaccctctcctttccttctctatgaacggtatgctttgtctatatagcgcgcaagaaacaatacttttcactgtatcccaatacgtgtgacaataatcaaatcaaatattaagttgatctttctctacaccctagctgtgactgtaacactccattctgcaccctctcctttccttctctatgaacggtatgctttgtctatatagcgcgcaagaaacaatacttttcactgtatcccaatacgtgtgacaataatcaaatcaaatattaagttgatctttctctacaccctagctgtgactgtaacactccattctgcaccctctcctttccttctctatgaacggtatgctttggtctgtatagcgcgcaggaaacaatacttttcactgtatcccaatacgtgtgacaataataaatcaaatcaaaccaaaaatctCGAATCAAAACCAGGGCAGCCTGAGCCGAACATTCCCTTCCCCACCATCACCTCATTGTAACGGCGAGGGAGCATCAGCAAAGCCAGACTATTCAGTGAGGGGCACTGAGGCCAATGCAGTGCTGAGCGGAGTGTCTGACCCGGGCCCGGAGTGTCTGACCCGGGGCCGAGTGTCTAACCCGGGCCGGGGCTTTTCCGGGCCTGCTAGGCCCGGTGGAGGGTTTTTTTTATAAAGTCACTCTGAGCGAGGCCCGGCAGCAGATGAAAGCCGCTCCGATCTCTCTGGATAAACGGGCGACGTTTCTGAGCCGAGCCCCGGGCTTGGGGCCGGTTCCAGGCCCCGCTTCCCCGGCACTAGGACAGCTGGCAGCCGCTGCTCCTGCGGCCCGGAGCCGGGAAAGTATCGGCTTTAACCCGGATTCCGCTTCAGAAAGAGGAGAAGCTCCGCCATTACTCACCGACTTCCCGCTGAGGTAAAGCGAACAACAGGCTCAGGGGGCAAAGGTCACGGGGTAAAGGTCACGGGCCTAAGGCCCAATTTTaacgctctccaactctctccccaAAGTTAACTCCAGGGGTTCTTCTCCactgcttttccagcattttctgtgtgttTTTCTTTATCTCAGATAAAGCACACAGACCGCAGCAGCTTCCAGATGGCAGCGGCTCACcacctcaaggggcaattagaacgggcaataaatgcggggcccagccagtgatgcccacatcccacggtggctagcacagctgcctc
This genomic interval carries:
- the cox14 gene encoding cytochrome c oxidase assembly protein COX14 homolog, whose protein sequence is MVSAKRLADLGYRMFSGSMILLTVYGGYLCSARAYRFFQRQKTLKAAAEGQVNEIIKD